The Desulfobacterales bacterium region GCGCGTGTTATTTGTCTGACGCTCACGGTAGAAAGCAAAAGCCAAATGCCGGTCCTGTTGCTTAGGCCTTGTATTTCATCAGTGAAGAACGGAAGAAAAGAAAATCTAAATCCGATTCTAAGGGGGTGTTATTTTCTCTTGACTTCCTCGGCCATATAGATGTTCGGCCTTAACCGCCTGAATTATTGATTTAATATTATCAATACTTATCGTGTCTTTCTTCCGATGAATAACTGCATGACAATTTGGACAAACTGGAATCAGATCTTTTATCGGATCGACTTGATAACCTTCACCAATTTGTGCCAAAGGCTTTAAATGATGAACATGAATGAGTCCTTCACCAATATTGCCATAGAATTTATAGAAATCGAATTTACATATTTGACAAGCACAACCGTAATACTCAATGCAAATCTTTCGAGCAGTTACATTCCGTTCATATTTGTTAATTGAAATTGTTGTAGCGCTGCCTTCTGAAAAAGTTGCTGCAACTTGGGGAATCTCTTCAGGTAAATAAAAAGTTTGAGGCTGGCTCATTCCAGACTTCTTTTTTTCAGAGAGTGGATAAGCGTTTGCACATAATATTTGCGCGACTTGTGGAAGTAAGTGGTGATCACTTATTTCCACAAAATATGGGAATTCTTTATCCCAACCCTTTTCAATTTTTGGACGGATATTTATTGTGATTCCAGATTGGAAAGCTGGTTTTACAATAACATCTCCCCTAAAATAACATCTAATAAAACCACTTTTTGATCGATGGTATACATATGCAAATCTATTCCTTCCTGGCACATATAAAGCACAAGTATCATTTGATTCATTGCGAGTTGCCGTAGGTAAGAATTTGCGGACTTCTTCAAGTAAATCTTCACATAAACTTTGTGATTCAATACTGGCTTTTTTATGGCTTGGCATTCATACTCCAGTTTGTGGCCGAACGCTGCTAATCAGCCGCGCTGCTTTTTGCGTCGGCTGAATTAGCCTTGTTATGGGTTTTACGGTTAAGTTTCGAGATTAATTTTATATTTTTGAATGAGTAACTATTCTGATTTTCATACATTTTATCAATGCAATCATCATTTCCAGTAATGCTTCTAAACATAGTATAGTTATCACTAAGGTTGTTATTGTTTATACTTGGGTTATCAGAACAAAGGACAAAAGGCACCCCTTGCTTTATAAATTCAACAATGGGGTGATCTTTCATTTTTTGAATAGAGCGTGTCAGATAGTTACTACAAAGGCAAATTTCTAAACATATTTTTCTTTCGACAATCTCATTCATTAATGTCATAGACTCTGCAGCGGCTAAACCATGGGCTATCCGATCAGCCCCACATTCATTAATAGCCCACCATATGTTTTGTATTTTCCCTGTTTCTCCTGCATGTACTGTTATTCCTAATCCGAATTCTTCTTTCGCTTTTTTGAAAAATTTTTCTACATCTGGAATTACTGGTGAATCTTCATTTCCGCTGAGATCAACACCTACTAATGTGCTACTGAAATTTACATATTGTATTGCTTTTGAGAGCTTTTTGATCTTTTCTTCGGATAAACCATACCGGGAGAGGGACAATATGAGCTTTGCATCAATACCGACTTTAACTGACGCAGTTTCAATTGCTTCGATAAGCCACTCTAAGGATTTTTCTAATGGTATTTGATTTATTTCCGAAATATTAAAGGGAGAGTTTCGCAGTTCAACATAATGCACATTATCGTCAGCAAGACTAATCAATGCGGATTCGACCATCGAATAAAGACATTCTTTGCTGTATGGTAATTTTTTAAGTGCGTACCATGGTTTGAAGTATTCCTGCAATCCATTCACTGGTGCATTTATTTGTAGATCATTATCTAAATTGA contains the following coding sequences:
- a CDS encoding HNH endonuclease; this translates as MPSHKKASIESQSLCEDLLEEVRKFLPTATRNESNDTCALYVPGRNRFAYVYHRSKSGFIRCYFRGDVIVKPAFQSGITINIRPKIEKGWDKEFPYFVEISDHHLLPQVAQILCANAYPLSEKKKSGMSQPQTFYLPEEIPQVAATFSEGSATTISINKYERNVTARKICIEYYGCACQICKFDFYKFYGNIGEGLIHVHHLKPLAQIGEGYQVDPIKDLIPVCPNCHAVIHRKKDTISIDNIKSIIQAVKAEHLYGRGSQEKITPP